AGGAAGCGATTGCCAAGATGCGTTATGCGTATGAACAGAGGAAACTACAGCAAGCGGAATCCGCCCAATAACCCAAATATCCTTGTTGAAAACAACGAAGCAATCTTAACCCCACAACTTTTTATTCCTTGAAGGAGGAAACACATGCGCTCAAAGATTCTCTTGTGGATTGGCTTGACTCTCTTCATGGGCGTCATTATCGGCATGGGCTGCGGCGGCGAGAAAAAAGCCGGCCGCGCCGGCGTGCGCTCGGATTTGCAAGAAGCGGCGCTCAAAACGTATGTCGCGCCCGGTGACTTGGATGAGTATTACGTTTTCAAATCCGGCGGGCATTCGGGGCAGGTTTATGTTTATGGCATTCCTTCCATGCGCCACCTCGTTACCATTCCAGTGTTCACGCCGTATCCCGCTACCGGCTATGGTTTCGACAAAGAAACCAAAGAAATGCTGGGCGGCTTCACCTGGGGCGATGCACATCATCCCTCATTGAGCGAGACCAACGGCGACTATGACGGACGCTGGCTGTTCATTTCTGACAACGCCAACAACCGCATGGCGCGCATTGATCTGCGCGATTTCAAAACCAAACAAGTTTTCGGGCCGATTGCAAACGTTTCCGGCAATCATTGTTCCTCGTTTACGACCGAGAATACCGAATACGTGCTCGCCGGCTCGCGCTTTTCAATTCCACTGCCGCGCGGCACGTATGAAAAAATTGAAGACTATGCGACGAAATTCAAAGGCATCGTGGCAGGCATTGCAGTAGATAAAAATACCGGTGAGATGACGCTGGGCTGGGAAGTGTTGATGCCGCCCTTCAACTATGATTTGGGTGACGCGGGCAAAGGCCCGAGCGCGGACTGGGGCTTCTGGACATGCTACAACAGCGAGCGCGCCACCGGCAAGCTCGAAGTAACGGCCTCGCAAAACGATCGCGATTATGTTGTGGCCGTGAATTGGAAAAATGCAGAGAAGGCGATTGCGGACGGCAAGTTCAAAATGATTGGCGGCGCAAAGGTGATCGACCCGAAAGAGGCTGAGGGCGTGGTTTATCTGCTGCCCGCGGCGAAATCGCCGCACGGCGTGGACGTCAGTCCGGACGGCAAATACATTGTTGCTAGCGGCAAGCTGCAAAGCATCACCACGGTGTTCAATATTGAAAAAATGCTGACCGCGATTCAAAACAAAGATTTCACCGGCAATGAAGATGGTGTGCCGGTGTTGAATTATGATAGCGTGAAAGATGCCGAAGTGAACGTCGGCCTCGGCCCGCTGCACACGCAATTTGACGATAAAGGCTTTGCCTATACCTCATTGTTCGTCGAGAGCGCAGTGGCCAAGTGGCAGCTCGGCACGTGGGAAGTCGTGGATAAGATTCCGATTTCGTACAACATTGGCCATTTGACTGCTGCGGAAGGCGACACCAAAAGCCCGGACGGCAAATATTTAATCGCGCTCAACAAGCTTTCGCATGGCCGGCATTTGAGCGTTGGCCCCTCGCAACCCGAGTCGTCGCAGTTGATTGACATCAGCGGTGAAAAAATGGCGTTGCTGTATGATGCTTTCACTGAGCCGGAGCCGCATTACGCGCAGATCATCAAAGCCGACAAGCTCAATCCCATCGAAGTTTATCCCAAGGAAGAAAACAAGCATCCCAAGGCGATTTGGGATGTGAAGGATGCGCGCGTGGAACGCAACGGCAAGAACGTCGAAGTCTATATGGTCGCGGTGCGCAGCAGTTTTGAGCCGTGGAATGTTGAAGTCAACAAAGGCGACAAGGTCACGATCTACATGACCAACATCGAGCAAACCACGGACGAGTTGCACGGCTTTGGTTTGAATGAGTACAATCTCAATATCGTTGCGGATCCGGGCGAAACCAAAGTCATCGAATTCACTGCGGACAAAGCCGGCGTGTTCCCGTTTTATTGCACGAACTTCTGCTCCGCGCTGCATCAGGAAATGCAGGGATATTTGCTGGTGAAGCCGTAGGGCTATAATCGCGCTGCTCGGGCGCCAAGGATCGCCTTTTGAATAACGCTTCCAATTTTTGAACCGCCAATTAACGCGAAAGAACGCTAATTTTTTATTCGCGTAGATTCGCGCCTATTCGCGGTTGAAGTCTTGCGAAAGTTATATCCCAAAAGCGCCCGGGCAGTTAATGGAGAATGTGATGCAAAAATACATTGACAAGGCCAATTCCTTTTTTGAAACGCCAATAGATTTTCGCAGCCGGGTGTTGATCTTAGTCGCCGCGCTGTTTTTGCTGCCGACGTATTTCTTGCCATTGTGGAATTTGAAACTGTACTCGAACCAGTTTCCGGAAGGGCTGCTGCTGAAGATTTATTCGTACAAATTGGAGGGCGGCCAGAGCGCTTATCGCGACGATCTAAGAGAAATCAATGCGCTCAATCACTACATCGGCATGCGCGAATTGAAAGAGGAAGAATTCACCGAATTCAAGTGGATTCCCTTTGTCATTGGCGGCGTTATGCTGCTGGCGTTGCGCGTGGTGGTGCTGGGCAAAATGTCGAAGCTGGTTGACGTGTTTGTGATGTTTTCCTATTTTGGATTGTTTTCGCTGTGGAGTTTCTATCACAAACTGTATGTTTATGGCCATGAGCTTGATCCCACCGCTGCCGTGAAAGTCGCGCCGTTTACGCCGCCATTGATCGGCCATCAAACGTTGGCAAATTTTGAAGTATACAGTTATCCCAATGTTGGTTCCTATTTCATGGCCGTTATGCCGCTGTTGTTGCTTATGGCCATGTGGCTCTCGCGCAAAGCCTGGCAAAAAAACAAACCATAACAGCAAAGCGCGAAGAATCCTTTTGCAATCTCTGTGTTGAAATAAAAAGCCTTTGAGTGAGATGTCTCCCATGAAAATTCCCTCACCACTTCTCCCCAATGAGCACGGCGCGTGGGCCGTGCTGCTCGCGCCGCTGATCCTCGGCGCGAGTGCGGCGGACGAGTGGCATGGGAACGTTGTTGTTCTTGCGATTGCGGCGCTGGCATTTTTCCTCAGCTATGTGCCGCTGCAAATTATCTTGCGCCATCATGGCGGCTCGGTTCAAGCGCCGCAACGCTTGCGTGCTGCGCATTTTTGGGCAACGGTTGATTTGACTCTCGGCGGGCTTGCGCTGCTGCCGCTTTTCCGGCAGAAATTGTGGCTGCTGTTAATGATCGGCGCGGCTGCGGCTTTCCTGTTCATCGTTCACTTTTTGTGGATGCGCCGCCATGCCAAAGGCTTGGTGAGCGATTTCATCGCGATGGCGGGATTGGCGCTCACCGCGCCGGCGGCCTACTATGTGAGCACAACGCGAATCGATCAAACCGCCGTGCTGCTGTGGCTGTTCAGTATTCTCTTTTTTGGTTGCAGCGCGGTTTACGTACATATGAAAATCCGCGCGACGACTCTGAAAAAAACGACACTGTCCTGGCATGAGAAGCTTTCAATTGGCAAGCTGAATTTGGTGTATCATCTCGCCGTTTTACTGGTGATCGGTGTGTTTACCCTCACATTGTTCGCGCCGCTGTTGGCTTTTGCTGCGTTCGTGCCGATAACGTTGCATGCTGTTTACGGCACTCTCAAGCTTTCCGCTGCGGTGCGTTTCAAAAGGCTAGGGTTTATCTTGGTCGGCCATACTTTAATCTTCATTTTGCTGTTGGGATTGACGCATGCCCGCCCGCCCGCGCAAATGGAGAGTGAGGCTGGGTCTGCCGATACAAGCACGGCGCGAGCTTCATTCGATCTGCACGCCGCATTGCGCCGCGCACAACGCGGTGACACGATTCTCGTTCCCGCCGGCGTTTATGAAGGCAATTTCATCGTTGCTAAGAAGCTCACGTTGATCGGCCGCGATTGGCCGGTGTTGCACGCCAACGGCAAGGGCAGTTGCCTCACCATTACTGCGGATTCCTGCACCGTCACGGGGTTCGAGGTGGCAAGCTGCGGCGGCATGCTTGTGGATGAAGACGCCGGCATTCTGATCAAATCGCACGGCAATGTGATTGCCGGCAATCGCTTGCGCGATATTTTATTCGGCATTTATCTTTTTCAAGCCGATCACAATACCATTGCGGAGAATCACATTGTTGGCCGCAAACGACTTGAGCTGGGCGAGCGCGGCAGCGGTATTCATTTGTGGAATTCGCGCTGGAACCGGCTGGTGGACAACGTGATTACTGATGTGCGCGACGGTTTCTATATTCAATACGCGAATCACACATTTATCGCGCGCAATGAAGTTTTTGGCGTACGCTATGGCCTGCACTACATGTACGCGGATTCGAATATTTTTCTGCAAAACGAGTTTCACCACAACGTCGCCGGCGCGGCCATCATGTACTCGCGCGGCATTCATCTGCGCCGCAACGTGTTCGCGCACAATCGCGGGTTCTCCTCGTTCGGCATCCTATTTCAGGATTGCCACGAGGCGGTCGCAGATTCGAATGTGATCGTTAACAATGCAGTCGGCATGTTCTTCGAGGCCTCGACGGGCAATCAGTTTCGCCGCAACGTGATTGCGCAAAACGACGTGGCGTTGCAAATGTATCAAAACTCTGTGCAAAATGTTTTTTCGGAAAACAATTTCATCGATAATTTAAGCCCGTTGTCCCTGGTGGGCAAACGCACGGAAACGCATTGGAGTGAAAACGGCCGCGGCAATTATTGGAGTACCTATGAAGGCTACGATCTCGATCACGACGGCATCGGCGACGTTCCAATGAAGATTCAAAACGTATTTGATTACCTCGAAGGCCGCGCGCCGAATCTGCGCCTCTATCTTTACAGTCCAGCTTCGCAAGCGCTGGCCGCTGCGACGAAGGCGTTTCCGATCATCGCTATCAACAACGAAGCGGATGAGCATCCACTGATGCGGCCGGTTGATCTGCGCAGCTCGAATGCAGCCAGGCTTGGACTCAAAGGGTTGGAGGATGCTTTGATCCGCTGAGTTCAGGCCTGGCTTCACTCAACTTTAGAGAGAAACATGATTCAAGTCGAACATCTCACCAAACGCTACGGCAAATTCACGGCCGTTGACGATATATCATTTTGCGTCAACGAAGGCGAAGTTTTTGCATTTCTCGGTCCGAATGGCAGCGGCAAAACCACGACCATGAAAACCATCGTGGGTTTGAATGTGCCGACCTCGGGGCGCGTGCTGGTGAACGGCTTCGACGTGGGTGAGCATCCCAAAGCCGCAAAGCGGTTGCTCAGTTATTTGCCGCAGCGCGTGGTGTTTCCCGAAAATCTTACGGCGCGTGAAGTGATGCGTTTTTACGATCGCGTGCGCAAATTACCAAAAGCGCTGGCGGATGAAGCGCTCGCGGCCGCAAACTTCAACGGGTTTTCCGACAAGCCGGTGAGCGAGTTTTCCGGCGGCATGGTGCAGCGTTTGGGGTTGGCGGTGGCAGCGCTGCCCGATGCGCTAATTTTGCTGCTCGATGAGCCTACGGCGAACCTCGATCCCGTTGGCGTGAAGCGATTCCGCGATTTTGTGCTGGAACAGAAAGCGCGCGGCAAAACCATCATTTTCTCCACGCATTTGCTCGCCGAAGCCGAACAACTCGCCGATCGCGTCGGCATTTTTGTGAGCGGCAAACTTGTGGCGCAGGAGGCGATTGAAAATCTCCGTAAAACGTTTTTAGCCAACGGCACGATTGAAGATATGTATTTGCATTATGTCGGATTGGAAAAATGAGAACGCTGGCAAGATACAAAAACTTCACGCTAAGACGCAGAGACGTAAAGGTGCCGCAAAGAAAAAGCTTGGCGTACACTTTGCGCCTTTGCGTCACTGCGTGCGCCGTTTATTTATTTGCTTGCGGCCCCTCCGAAATCAAACCCGTTGACATTTATCCCGAAGACATGTGCAGCCAATGCCGCATGGCCATCTCAGAGCCGGTGTTTGCCTCAGAGATCATCACAACTGCTGGCGACGTTTTCAAATTCGATGATCTCGGCTGTTTGGAGAAATTCCAGGAAAAGTCCGGGGAGCTTAAGATTTCCGCAGCCTTTGTGAAGGATTACGAGACCAAAAACTGGCTGCTCTACGAGCACAGCACCATCGTGCAGACGAGTCTGCAAACGCCCATGGGCTCCGGCAAAATCGCATTTGCCGATCCCGCGCAAGCGCGAGAGTACCGCGAAAAATTTCCAACAAGAGAATGATTTTTTAATTACGGCAAGCCCAAGCTGCGCGTTGTTATTGCATGTACGGCATGTTTCCTAAACGTCGTCGCAGGCAGAAGGAGGTAATCATGTCATTCAAGATTCGTCGCGTCGATTACTTTTACACGACCATCAAAGATCAATCCGGCGAGGCGTACAAACTGCTTTCGCAACTGGCAGAGCTGGGCATCAACCTGCTCGCTTTTTCGGGCGTGCCCATGGGGCCGATGCGCACGCAACTCACGCTTTTTCCGGAAGACACCTTGAAGATGAAGAACGCTGCCGACAAGGCCGGGCTTGCATTGGACGGACCGCACCCCGCGCTTTTGGTGCAGGGTGATGATGAACTGGGCGCGCTGGCCGGGATTCACATGAAACTCTATGAAGCGAACGTCAATGTCTATGCTTCCAGCGGCATTTCGGACGGCAAAGGAAGTTATGGTTATGTCATCTACGTTCGCCCGGATGAATACGGCGCTGCCGCAAAAGCTTTGGGAGTATGAAACTGCTGGCGATGCTGCGATATCTGAAATCAAAGCATGCGCGCACAACCGAGAATGCAATAATGGACACGAAAACAATTTTTGACATCGCCCGGCAAGAGTTGATCATCAACATGCGCAACAAATGGACGCTCATTTTCGCCGTTGTGTTCGGCGCGTTGGTGGTGAGTGTTTCGTATTTTGGCATGCGCGCGGAAGGCTTTGACGGCGTGCAGAATTTTACGCGCACCTCGGCGAGCATTTTGAATCTCGTGCTCTATCTCGTGCCGCTCGTGGCGCTCATCATGGGCACGCTGAGTTTCACGGGCGACAAAGGCGCAACCGAGCTGCTCTATTCACAACCGGTGCTGCGCAGTGAAGTGCAGCTCGGCAAGTTGCTCGGCGTGTTTGGCTCCATGGTTATTTCGACGCTGACCGGTTTCACGGTTGCCGGCGCCATGATCATTGCGGCACACGGCCCGGGCGAGTTGCTGCGTTACGCGATGTTCGTTGCGCTTTCTCTGGCCCTGGCGTTGGTTTTCTTGTGTCTCGCCGTTTTGGTTGCCACCGCCAATCAACGCAAAGCGCGCGCCTTTGGCGTCTCGCTATTCTTGTGGTTTTTCTTTGTATTGTTTTATGATTTGCTCGCGGTGGGCGGCACGCTTTTACTGAAGGGCAAATCCGCGAATGCGTTTTTGTTCCTTTCGTTATTCGGCAATCCGGTTGACATGGCGCGCGTTGCCTCTCTCATTGTGATTGATGGCGTCACCATCTTTGGCGCCGCGGGTGCAGCGTTGTTGCGTTTTCTCGGGGGCAAGATGGCGAGTGTGTTGCTTCTGGTTTTCGGATTGACGGTTTGGATTGCTGTCCCGCTTTTCATCTCGCAACGTTTGCTCAATCGACAGGATATTTGAAAGAAGGGAAAATGCGAAGTCAGGCTTGGACGCCATGAGTTTGGATACCATCTCAGTCCTTTGCGTCCAAGCCTGACTTCACTTTTTTTGAGGCGAATTGGTGACGAAAAAATTTTTTATCGCTGCCGGATTAGCGGTCCTCGTGCTCGCCATTGTGAGTTTCGTATTGGCAAAATGGTGGGCCGAACGCGAGCGAAACGAACAGCTTCATTACCAGCGGGAAGAAACCGAGCTGATCGTTTCCAACCTCATTAACGCACGCGTTGCTCTTTTCAAAGCGGGAAAAAATCTTGCGGACACTGCCGGTGTCGCGGCATTCAACGGTCAGCGGCTCTGGTTGCCGCGCGGCAATTATTTCCTGCGCGCCGAGCATGGCGGAAATAATCTTTTCATTCCCGCGCCGATTCAGGGCTATCGTTCCGGTCCGGATGATGGCGGTGCGTTCCTTGTGACGCTGCGCCCGTTGCCCCGGACTTATCCGCCCCGCCTTCTCTCCCATTCGCCGGAATTTGTTTATATTCCCAGCGGCAGTTTTCTTTTTGGCGATTGTTCGAATCCGCGCGAGCCGCACTATCTTTGGCTCTCGGCATATTTTATCAATCCCTTTGAAGTAACAAATGCCGAGTTCCGCGAATTTCTCGACGATCCTTCGGGCTACGCCGATGCGGCAAACTGGACGGAGGCTGGAAAACGCTGGATGGCCTCCAAGCCGTCTCACGTGACTGCCCGGTTGACATCTGAAGATGCGGACTACCAACGCTTCGGACAGCCCGATCAGCCGGTGGTGTGGGTAAATTGGTTTGAAGCCCGTGCGTATTGCAAATGGCTGACGAAAAAAATCGGCAACGGCCGCTGGTTGTTCGTTCTGCCCACCGAAGCCGAGTGGGAGAAAGCCGGCCGCGGGCCCGATAATTTGGATTATGGTTTGAGTATGTTCATCAGCGACAATGAAACGTCATTATATAATTGGAAAAAAAATCCCGACGCAGTCGTGACTGTCGTCGGGATACAAGATTCCTACTCCTCCTACCGCCCGAATCGTTTCGGCGTTTACCATCTCACCGGCAACACGGTGGAATGGACGCAATCGATCAACCGGTCTTTTAATAAAGAACATCCTTATGTTGATGATGAGCGCAACCACGACGACACGCCGGGCTTGCGCGTGGCGCGCGGCGGCTCGTGGTACAGCGCAAGCGTGGCCCTGCTGCACGTTGCCTATCGCGATGCGTTTCAACCGGAGCACAGCAGCCAGGATATCGGATTCCGCATTGCGGCGCGCCTGCTGCCGTGAAACCGTTCACGAGGAACCGCGGCTGAAACGGCGCGGTTTGGCGGCCTTGCTTTTATGCTTGGCGGCTGCCGACAAATTATCTTGCGCCATGCGCAACAAGGTGCCGTTGCGCAATGCAGTTGTAATCGTGTTGCGAATGCCCTTCCAGCGAGAATGAAAGGGACAGGGATTGACGTCGCTGCACGCGGGCAGGCCGAGCGCACAATTTTTGGTGAGGGCATCGCCGTCGATGATATCGACGATTTCCATAAGAGAAATTTTCCCCGGCGAGCGCGCAAACGTGAAACCTCCCCGGCGGCCTTTTACGGAATGCAGAACCCCGCCCTTCACCAACAATTGAAACGTTTTGGCGAGAAAAGGCGCGGGCGTGTCGGTACGGGCCGACAGTTCTTGCACGGCCCAGGATACCTGCTCGGGTTGTTGCGCCATTTCCAACAAAGCCCGCAAGGCATATTCACAAGCGCGGCTAAAGATGACAGGCATAACCGTTTCCTTTGTTGTTTTATGCTTCGCCATCGCGGTTAAACTGCACGCCGCCAATATAGTGCACACACCGGTGAGATGCAATAATACAGGATAAAAAAATCCGAAAAATCTCTTGACAATAATTCGGAAAGCGTTATATTGCACAAAAACAGGATAAAAATATCTTAAATCGTGCCGCGTTTAGACTGTCCCGCGCGCGGCTCACCTTTCTCAACGGAAGGGCCCCGCCATGAAAATTTTATCCTCTCCTCGTGTCGCCGCAGGTGCGCTGTCCCTCGGCTTTGCCGGACTTGGTTTGCTGGGTTTTGCTTCCGCGTGGCATGCCGATGATCCCCACTCCGGCCTCATAACCTTTGCCTATCGCCCCACCCAAAAAATACCCAGCTCGCCTGCGCTTTTGGCCGAAGGGGAAAAGATATACGCGCAACAATGCGCCCCCTGTCACGGCATAAACGGCGACGGCGAAGGTGAGGCGGCTTATCTACTCTATCCCAAGCCACGTGATTTCATCGCCGGCCAATACCGCATCGTCTCAACTTGGGAAAGACTGCCCACCGATGAGGATTTGTACACGACAATCTCACGCGGCATTCCCGGCTCGGCCATGCCCTCGTGGGCGCATTTGCCGGAACAAACACGCTGGGGGCTGGTGCATTATATTAAAACCTTTGCGCAAAACCCCATTCAACCGAATACCGCCGAGAGTGAAAGCGGCGCGGGCGTTATCAAAGTTCCGCCGGAGCCGCCGTACACTGCCGAAGCTGCCAGCCGCGCACAAGAATTTTTCCGCGATGCCTGCGCCTCTTGTCATGGCGAAAAAGGCAAAGGCGATGGCGTGCAGGAACAGTTTGACGAGAAAGGTTATCCCACGCGGCCGCGCGATTTGACCGTCGGCGTTTTTAAAGGCATTCCCGAGCCGCAGGAGGTTTATCGCCGCATTGTTGCCGGTTTGCCCGGCACGCCGATGCCCATGAGTGATTGGTCATATGGCGCTGATGCCTGGGACTTGACGCATTTTATTTTGTCGATGTCGAGTCCCGAGCAGCGCGAACGTGCAGAGATGAGAAAGTTCCAAATCGTTGCGCGTTATGTACCGCTGATTCCCGATCATCCCGATGCGAGTGTTTGGCGCGAGGCCACGCCGGTCAATCTCCACATGATGCCGCTGTGGTGGCGCAACGATCGCCCGGAGATATTAACCGTGCAAGCGGTGCACGACGGCAAAGAGCTGGCGCTGCGCCTGATGTGGTACGACGACACCAATGACAAAACCGCGATGCGCGTGCAGGATTTCCGCGACGCCGCGGCCGTGTCATTTACGCTCGATCCCGATCCGCCGTTTTTCGGCATGGGCGAGAAAGGCCGCTTTGTCAATATTTGGATGTGGAAGGCAGAGCGGCAGGCGGATATGGAAGCGGCTTTTCAAGACCTCGACAAAGTCTATCCCAACATCGGCATCGACTCCTATCCGAATTTGATGCGCACCGCGCTCGAGCAACCGACGCGGCGCGCACTGACGATGGAATCCGACCCGACGTTCATCACTGGTTGGGGCGCGGGCAATATCGTTTCCGATCCCACCCGCGAAAGCGCGGCCGAGGCCTTGCACGCGCAAGGATTCGGCACGCTCAAAGCGCATCCGATTCCCGATCAACTCGTGACGGCCAAAGGCGCTTATGACATCGGCACGTACCGCGTTATCTTTCGTCGCGCACTTAAAGCAGCTTCCAAAGATTCAAAAGCCTCCAAGAATTTGTTTGACTTGACGCCCGGCCAAACGGTGCGCGTGTCTTTCGCGGTGTGGAACGGCAGCGCCGGCGATCGCGATGGTAAGAAGTCAGTCACGATTTGGCAGGATCTCATCATTGCCAAATAGATGGATTGCTGGATTAGTGAATTGATGGATTAATGGAATGATAAGTATTCCATTATTTGTAAAACCATCAATCCAGTAATCCAACAATCCAGCAATCCAAAAATCCATTGATCCATCAATCCAATACTCCATATAACGAGGAGAAGCTCATGTCACAGACGATTGATGATTTCGGCATTATGAACCGCCGTGCCTTCCTGCGTTGGATGGGCGTGGGCGCGGGAACAACGGTGCTGAATATGGGATTGCCGCTGCATCTTCTGGCCTCGGTTGATCCTGATCAAAATCCGCTGGCCGGCTCGGTGAATCGCAATTGGGAAAAGATTTATCGCGATCAATACAAATATGATTCCTCTTTTGACTGGGTGTGCTCGCCGAACGACACGCATGCCTGCCGCGTGCGCGCGTATGTGCGCAACGGCATCGTCACCCGCATGGGCGCAACGTATGATTATCAGGATTACGCCGACATTTACGGCAATCATGCGACGAACAATTGGAACCCGCGCCAGTGCGCGAAAGGCTACACGTTCCATCGCGTCATTTACGGGCCGTATCGCTTGAAGCATCCGATCGTGCGCAAGGGCTGGAAAGCGTGGGCCGATGCCGGCTTTCCCGAGCTCACGCCGGAATTAAAATCAAAATATAAATTTGATAGTCGCGGCGATGATGAGTTTGTGCAAATTTCTTGGGAAGACGCGTCCGACAATATCGCCAAAGCGCTCGTTGCCATTTCCACGCGCTACAGCGGCGAAGAGGGCAAGAAACGTTTGCTCGATCAAGGCTATCAACCTGAAATGGTGGAGGCGACGCACGGCGCCGGCACGCGCTGCGTGAAGATGCGCGGCGGCATGGGCCTGCTCGGCGTTATGGGCAAATACGGCATGTATCGCCTCAACAACTCGCTCGCCCTGCTCGATGCGAAAATTCGCGGCGTGGGTCACGACAAGGCGCTCGCCGGACGCAACTGGTCGAATTACACGTGGCACGGCGATCAAGCGCCCGGCCATCCGTGGGTGCATGGCCTGCAAGCTTCCGACTGCGATTTCAACGATCTGCGCTTCTCCAAATTGATCATCATGGACGGCAAAAATTTGGTGGAAAACAAGCTCACGGATTCGCATTGGTTCATCGAGTGCATGGAGCGCGGCGCGAAGATCGTGGTGATTGCGCCGGAATATGGCCCGCCTTCGACGAAGGCCGATTACTGGATTCCGATTCGCCCGGCCACCGATGCAGCGCTGTGGCTTGGCATCACCAAAATCATGATTGACAACAAATGGTACGACGAAAAATTCGTCAAGCAATTCACCGATCTGCCGCTGCTGGTGCGCAAAGACAATCTCAAACGCCTGCGCGCGCACGAAGTTTTTCCCGATTATAAAACCACGCTCGGCCCGGACGGCCCGTCGATGAAAATTCAAGGCATGACCAAAGAGCAACACGACAAGCTCGGCGATTATGTGATTTGGGATGCGAAAACGAACAAGGCGGCTGCCATCACGCGCGATGACATCGGCGAAACACTGGAGAAAAAAGGCCTCGATCCGGTTTTAGACGGCAGTTTCAAAATCAAACTCGTCGATGGCAAAGAAATCGAAGTCGCGACGCTGTGGACGCTGTATCAAGTGCATCTGAAAGATTACGATCTCGCCTCGGTTTGCGAGATGACCGACGCGCCGAAGAATTTGATCGAGCAGTTGGCCAAAGATATCGCGACGATGAAGCCGGTGGCGATTCATCAGGGTGAGGGCATCAATCACTGGTTCCACGCGACGGAGATGAACCGCGCCGCGTATTTGCCGCTGATGCTCACCGGCAACATCGGCAAGCCCGGCGCGGGTTGCCACACGTGGGCGGGAAATTACAAAGCCGCGCTCTTTCAAGGCTCGCCGTGGACGGGGCCCGGCTTCAAAGGCTGGGTCGCCGAAGAC
This is a stretch of genomic DNA from Cytophagia bacterium CHB2. It encodes these proteins:
- a CDS encoding c-type cytochrome, which codes for MKILSSPRVAAGALSLGFAGLGLLGFASAWHADDPHSGLITFAYRPTQKIPSSPALLAEGEKIYAQQCAPCHGINGDGEGEAAYLLYPKPRDFIAGQYRIVSTWERLPTDEDLYTTISRGIPGSAMPSWAHLPEQTRWGLVHYIKTFAQNPIQPNTAESESGAGVIKVPPEPPYTAEAASRAQEFFRDACASCHGEKGKGDGVQEQFDEKGYPTRPRDLTVGVFKGIPEPQEVYRRIVAGLPGTPMPMSDWSYGADAWDLTHFILSMSSPEQRERAEMRKFQIVARYVPLIPDHPDASVWREATPVNLHMMPLWWRNDRPEILTVQAVHDGKELALRLMWYDDTNDKTAMRVQDFRDAAAVSFTLDPDPPFFGMGEKGRFVNIWMWKAERQADMEAAFQDLDKVYPNIGIDSYPNLMRTALEQPTRRALTMESDPTFITGWGAGNIVSDPTRESAAEALHAQGFGTLKAHPIPDQLVTAKGAYDIGTYRVIFRRALKAASKDSKASKNLFDLTPGQTVRVSFAVWNGSAGDRDGKKSVTIWQDLIIAK
- a CDS encoding nitrate oxidoreductase subunit alpha; this encodes MNRRAFLRWMGVGAGTTVLNMGLPLHLLASVDPDQNPLAGSVNRNWEKIYRDQYKYDSSFDWVCSPNDTHACRVRAYVRNGIVTRMGATYDYQDYADIYGNHATNNWNPRQCAKGYTFHRVIYGPYRLKHPIVRKGWKAWADAGFPELTPELKSKYKFDSRGDDEFVQISWEDASDNIAKALVAISTRYSGEEGKKRLLDQGYQPEMVEATHGAGTRCVKMRGGMGLLGVMGKYGMYRLNNSLALLDAKIRGVGHDKALAGRNWSNYTWHGDQAPGHPWVHGLQASDCDFNDLRFSKLIIMDGKNLVENKLTDSHWFIECMERGAKIVVIAPEYGPPSTKADYWIPIRPATDAALWLGITKIMIDNKWYDEKFVKQFTDLPLLVRKDNLKRLRAHEVFPDYKTTLGPDGPSMKIQGMTKEQHDKLGDYVIWDAKTNKAAAITRDDIGETLEKKGLDPVLDGSFKIKLVDGKEIEVATLWTLYQVHLKDYDLASVCEMTDAPKNLIEQLAKDIATMKPVAIHQGEGINHWFHATEMNRAAYLPLMLTGNIGKPGAGCHTWAGNYKAALFQGSPWTGPGFKGWVAEDPFEPNLDPNAPGKSIHAHAYTKDEEPAYWNHGDKALIVDTPKYGRKVFTGDTHMPTPTKALIFTNVNLINNAKWAYEMIKNVNPNIEMIVSIDIQMTASIEYADLALPANSWLEFEDLEVTGSCSNPFLQIWKGGIPPVFDSKDDLAILAGIAKGLAKATGDTRFTDYFKFEYEGKRGVYLQRLLDTSTTTAGYKLADIMAGKYGPPGGALMLFRTY